The window GTACAATTACTAAACGAAAAACGAATAATAAACCTACTTTTAAATATAACTTACGTTTTATATCGAACGTTATCTAACTTTAATAAACGGAACATTCGTTTTTCACTAAACGAACAGGAATTATGAAATAGATTCATTTATTAAGAATCTTAATACATCCGATAAGAAAGAGTCATAGGTTGTTTTTTAAATATTTAGAAAATACTGACCATAATTGTGATACTATAAATTATAAAGTAATACATATATAGCAAGAGGAGGAAGAAACATGAAATATAGCTACGTTTCCCATCTATATTGTCCAAAATGTTCTTTAAAGTATGACGTGAATCAAGTTCAACAGCTTTGCGAATGTGGTGCGCCTTTGCTAGTCGAGTACGACCTCACTAGTATGAAAGAAAATTGGAAGCCGTCTGACCTCATTGGAAGAAGAAATGATCTTTGGCGATATCATGAACTTTTGCCATTGCTTAAGGAGGAAAATATCGTATCGATGGGGGAAGGAATGACCCCTTTAGTACGAATGAAAAAACTGGGTGAAGACATGGATATTCCTGAGTTATATATGAAAGATGAAGGTATCATTCCAACCGGCACCTTTAAAGCTAGAGGGGCTGCGGTAGGAGTATCAAAGGCAAAGGAATTAGGAGTTAAAGAATTGGCGATGCCAACGAATGGTAACGCTGGAGCAGCCTGGTCTCTTTACGCAGCAAAGTCAGGAATCTCCTCCACGATTGTCATGCCAGTAGATGCACCAATGATCACTCGAAATGAGTGTGCAGTAGCTGGTGCAAATCTTTACTTAGTAAACGGTTTAATTAGTGACGCCGGAAAAATTGTAGGCCAGGCTGTAAAAGATAATGGACTATATGACGTTTCTACGTTAAAAGAACCATACCGCATTGAAGGAAAGAAAACGATGGGATTGGAGATTGCTGAACAATTGGGCTGGGAAGTTCCTGATGTGATCCTTTATCCAACCGGTGGGGGTGTTGGCCTAATAGGAATTTATAAAGCGTTAAAA is drawn from Bacillus alkalisoli and contains these coding sequences:
- a CDS encoding threonine synthase, with the protein product MKYSYVSHLYCPKCSLKYDVNQVQQLCECGAPLLVEYDLTSMKENWKPSDLIGRRNDLWRYHELLPLLKEENIVSMGEGMTPLVRMKKLGEDMDIPELYMKDEGIIPTGTFKARGAAVGVSKAKELGVKELAMPTNGNAGAAWSLYAAKSGISSTIVMPVDAPMITRNECAVAGANLYLVNGLISDAGKIVGQAVKDNGLYDVSTLKEPYRIEGKKTMGLEIAEQLGWEVPDVILYPTGGGVGLIGIYKALKELQQLGWIGEKMPRLVAVQSDGCAPIVKAWEEGKTESEFWNDSETIAFGINVPKALGDFLVLQAIYESEGCAVSVNDLAVIEELKLISKKEGAFVCPEGAAAFLAARLLRKDGWIKATDKVVVLNTGAGIKYPNTVEVEIPRLQKNEKIRPRNITMQ